TGGCCGGGCCTCCGTGACGGTGCTGCCGTCTCGAGGCGGAACCGAGGGGCTCGGCTTGACGCTGGTCGAGGCGCTCGCCGCCGGGTCGGCGGTGGTCGGCACGCGCTCGGGAGGGATTCCTGAAGTGGTGGAGGACGAGCTGACCGGGCGCCTGGTGCCTCCGGACCATCCTGGCGCCCTGGCCGATGCACTCGTGTCGTTGCTCAGCAATCCTGGGGAGCTGGCGCGGCTTACCGAGCAGGGCCAGCGGCGCGTGAGCCGCGAGTACGGTGTCGACGCTGCGGTGACCACGTTTCTGGAGCTGTTTCGACGTGTCGCGCCGGATTGAGCGAACCGGGGCTCCGCCTGAGAGCTGGACTGCGCTCGCTCGGGTGGCGGGGAGCTTCTACCATGAACCCCTCTGGGTCGAAACGATTGCCCGGACCTTCAAGTTCCCGCTCGATTGTCTGACGGCGTTCGAGGGCGACCGACCGGTAGCCGCGCTGGCGCTGGCGTCGGTTCCCTCCCTGGGCGGGCGGCCGCACCTGGTGAGCTTCCCGTTCAGCTATGTCGCCGGCAGTATCGGTGATCCAGCCGCCGATGCCGACCTGGCCCGCTATGCGATCGCTCTCGCCGGGGAGCGTCGGGTCCGGTATCTCGAGATCAAACGACCGGGCGCGCCGGCCCTGGTCGAGCCGCTGGTTCGGGTGGCGCGCTATCATACCTTCGAAGTCCCTCTCGCTGGCGGATCCGATGCGGTGTGGACTACCCTTGACGGTGACAGCACGCGCCGAGGCATTCGAAAGGCACAGAAGACGGGGCTTCGGGTCGAACGGGTCGCCGACCGGGCCGGATGGGAGGCGATGGCGGCGTTCCAGGACGACACCGCGCGTCGCCATGGCCTTCCGGCACCACCCCGACATTTCTGGCGAGAGGGTGTCACGGGTCTGGCAGCGCATGATTTGGCGCGGGCATACCTCGCGTTTGCCGATGGCACTCGGCCGGTTGCCGGCATCACGGTATGGACGGCACCGAGTCGCTGGATCTATGCCTTTGGTGGGGCAGACTCACGCTATCTGGATCGTCGGCCGAACCACCTGCTGCTCTGGACCGCGATGGCGGACGCGATGGCGGAGGGAAGCCAGGTCTTCGATCTCGGTCGTGCGGCACCGGAGCAGGAGGGGCTGGTAACCTTCAAACGCCGATGGGGCGGGCAACCGGTACCGCTGGCCTACGACTACTGGCCAGCCCCGCGGGGTGTGCACCTGGCGCCGCGCAATCGCGGTCCGCTCCGGGTGGCGGCCCGGGTCTGGTCGGCTCTGCCGCTCGGGATCACCCGACTCGGCTCATCGCTCTACCGCTACCTGGGGTAAGCTCATGCTGCTCCGCAAAGTACGCCGCAAGTTTCTGAAGACCTGGGCCCGGCACACCATGCTGCCCGGCTGGCGGATCACACTGCTTCGATGGGCCGGGGTTCGGATCGGTCGTGATGCGTACATTGCTGACGACCTGATTATCGTTGAAGAGCTCTCGGGGCCTGGCCTCGTAACCGTCGGCGACCGTGCCAGTCTGGGTCCCCGGGTCACCATCGTGACATCCTCGCATCCCAATCGTTCTCGGATCGGGTATACGGCTCCGGTCGCGGCCGGCCCGGTCACCATCGAAGCCGACGCCTGGATTGGTACCGGAGCCGTTCTCCTTCCCAACGTCACGGTTGGTCGCGGGGCCATCGTGGCCGCCGGCGCCGTCGTGACCAGCGATGTTGCCTCGCTCGACATCGTTGGCGGTCAGCCTGCCCGCACCATCGGTACGGTACCCACCCCACCGGGATGGACATGACCGTCCTGGCCGTGACCGACGGGCTGTCGCCCCTCGACTGCTACGCCATGGATGTGCTGCTCGACCTCAGTCGGTTGCCGCGTACTGATCGCATGCTCGACAACACCACGGTCGTCACCGCGGGACCGCCGGGTGCGACCGGGATCGGTCTGGCAGATGGACGAGTTGTGATCGGCGGTGTGGTGCTGAGCGAGACAGCCTCGCTGCTGACTCTTGCTGCGGAGCGGACTGGTTCGGTGCGAGACGCCCGAGGACGCGTCCCGGCGGCTTTCAACGCCATGGTCACGTCCGGTCGAAGTCTCGAGCCGGTGCTTCAGCACCACGCCGCCGCGCTGCGCGACGCCGTCGCACAAGCGAGAGGCGGCATGCCAACGCTGCTTGCACCGTGGCCAGGTGGTGCCAGGTGGGCAGTGGCCCTGACGCACGACCTCGACCTGGTGCGCTGGTGGGGGCTGGGCTACGCGGCCCGCAGCCTGGAACTGCTCCGCCGCGGCGAGTGGCGTCGCTGGAGGCGAGCCACAGGTGCTGCTCTCGGTGCCATCGGCGGCCGACCGGTGTTTGCCGCCATCGAGCGACTGCTGCAGGTGGAGGCGGAGTTGGGTATCGCGTCGACCTGGTTCGTGATGGCAGGGTCTCCCACGTTTCGCAGCGTATTGGCTGGCGACGTGACCTATCCGATCGGATCCGCACAGGCCATCCTGGAGCGGATTCGAGAC
The Gemmatimonadales bacterium genome window above contains:
- a CDS encoding GNAT family N-acetyltransferase; protein product: MSRRIERTGAPPESWTALARVAGSFYHEPLWVETIARTFKFPLDCLTAFEGDRPVAALALASVPSLGGRPHLVSFPFSYVAGSIGDPAADADLARYAIALAGERRVRYLEIKRPGAPALVEPLVRVARYHTFEVPLAGGSDAVWTTLDGDSTRRGIRKAQKTGLRVERVADRAGWEAMAAFQDDTARRHGLPAPPRHFWREGVTGLAAHDLARAYLAFADGTRPVAGITVWTAPSRWIYAFGGADSRYLDRRPNHLLLWTAMADAMAEGSQVFDLGRAAPEQEGLVTFKRRWGGQPVPLAYDYWPAPRGVHLAPRNRGPLRVAARVWSALPLGITRLGSSLYRYLG
- a CDS encoding acyltransferase, which produces MLLRKVRRKFLKTWARHTMLPGWRITLLRWAGVRIGRDAYIADDLIIVEELSGPGLVTVGDRASLGPRVTIVTSSHPNRSRIGYTAPVAAGPVTIEADAWIGTGAVLLPNVTVGRGAIVAAGAVVTSDVASLDIVGGQPARTIGTVPTPPGWT